A window of the Quercus lobata isolate SW786 unplaced genomic scaffold, ValleyOak3.0 Primary Assembly Scq3eQI_869, whole genome shotgun sequence genome harbors these coding sequences:
- the LOC115973316 gene encoding serine hydroxymethyltransferase 3, chloroplastic-like, which produces MLEDLVKGIDGARVEKILDLASITLNKKSVPGDKSALVPGGIRIGSPAMTTRGFTEKEFVPTADFIHEGVQITLEAKRLVSGSKLQDFLKFVAAADFPLLDNMLNMLNLFSINNIFLFGRMHD; this is translated from the exons GGTATTGATGGAGCTCGGGTGGAGAAAATTCTTGACTTGGCCTCTATTACCCTCAACAAAAAGTCAGTTCCGG GTGACAAGAGTGCCTTAGTGCCTGGAGGTATCCGCATTGGATCACCTGCTATGACAACTAGAGGATTCACAGAGAAAGAATTTGTACCAACTGCAGACTTTATTCATGAGGGCGTACAGATAACCCTTGAAGCTAAGCGGCTAGTCTCAGGATCCAAGCTTCAAGATTTTTTGAAGTTTGTAGCAGCCGCTGATTTTCCTTTACTGGATAACATGTTGaacatgttgaacttgttttcgattaataacatttttctttttggtagaATGCATGATTGA